A window of Rhodopirellula halodulae contains these coding sequences:
- a CDS encoding putative signal transducing protein, whose amino-acid sequence MTQSIPPHDPNQPADPKLDLDDATLVTVAERSNEPAATVLVSILADAGIRAVAVGGFTAGFRAEAPGWVQVKTLERDAEEAKRIIAQIKQEPADFE is encoded by the coding sequence ATGACTCAATCGATTCCACCGCATGACCCGAATCAACCGGCCGATCCGAAGTTGGATCTGGACGATGCCACCTTGGTCACCGTTGCGGAACGCTCCAACGAGCCCGCTGCAACCGTGCTGGTCAGCATTTTGGCAGACGCGGGCATCCGCGCGGTTGCGGTCGGTGGTTTCACCGCTGGTTTCCGAGCTGAAGCACCGGGTTGGGTCCAGGTCAAAACCCTGGAACGCGATGCGGAGGAAGCCAAACGGATCATCGCACAAATTAAACAAGAACCGGCGGA
- a CDS encoding alpha/beta hydrolase, with the protein MPDQSSEESSSTVEPEAASQTAARRAKPSVRRRVLRTGGLLAMIYVGVCIGLVLMETRLLFPGAYMKTSILMDPNRFEPDAPSPGKVQTFGYPAVDGSQLDGRLLLRESDEVILFLHGNGIHADEMDGWTRRLSDSWGGTVLTAEYRGFQDDGFTPSEESTIEDAVSAIDALSELTGKPVHEIIIYGRSLGGGVASGLVRVLQERGDSVQALCLDRTFDSAVNVGAQRFFFLPVRLLMRNHYDSVEALSDFNGALVQIHGTPDRIVPRSNGHALHESIPTRHKQWLELPGMFHNDRLPKSTLDLAGQRLKAMREEAFGIATSTTQPATP; encoded by the coding sequence ATGCCCGATCAATCCTCGGAAGAATCCTCATCAACCGTAGAACCGGAAGCCGCATCGCAAACCGCTGCTCGCAGGGCCAAGCCCAGCGTGCGACGTCGCGTGCTGCGGACTGGTGGATTGCTGGCCATGATATACGTCGGCGTCTGCATCGGTTTGGTCCTGATGGAAACGCGGCTCTTGTTTCCGGGTGCCTACATGAAAACCAGCATTTTGATGGACCCGAATCGTTTTGAGCCAGATGCGCCCAGTCCCGGAAAGGTACAGACATTCGGTTACCCCGCCGTCGATGGATCCCAACTCGATGGACGATTGCTGCTGCGTGAATCCGACGAAGTGATCCTGTTCCTGCATGGCAATGGAATCCATGCGGATGAAATGGACGGATGGACTCGGCGCTTGTCCGACAGTTGGGGTGGCACGGTGCTGACCGCCGAATATCGAGGCTTTCAAGACGACGGATTCACCCCGAGCGAGGAAAGCACGATCGAGGACGCGGTATCAGCGATCGATGCTCTTTCGGAACTCACTGGAAAACCAGTCCACGAGATCATCATCTATGGCCGTTCGCTCGGTGGCGGCGTCGCATCTGGGTTGGTGCGCGTGCTGCAAGAACGAGGCGACTCGGTCCAGGCTTTGTGTTTGGATCGCACGTTTGACAGTGCCGTCAACGTCGGAGCTCAACGCTTCTTCTTTCTTCCCGTTCGCCTGCTGATGCGGAACCACTATGACAGCGTTGAGGCGCTGAGCGATTTCAATGGCGCGTTGGTCCAGATCCACGGCACTCCCGACCGGATCGTTCCTCGCAGCAATGGACATGCTTTGCACGAGTCCATTCCAACGCGGCACAAACAATGGTTGGAACTGCCGGGGATGTTCCACAACGATCGATTGCCCAAGAGCACATTGGACTTGGCGGGACAGAGGTTGAAAGCAATGCGAGAGGAAGCATTCGGGATCGCTACCTCAACGACGCAGCCCGCTACACCCTGA
- a CDS encoding toprim domain-containing protein produces the protein MSQRYFAPYGRAPVHYPLESTQRTGVALADTELIIVEGDSAAKSVNQVRDATRQSVLALQGKPMNVGKACHSVLLKNDILRRFACTLLGRKITPIEDWSVPLAQAESCRYGRVAILMDPDADGIHCGVLALGILLRFTPELLRQGRVSVVRPPMILFRVETASEENPVRTFVASNPEHAKRVEQKLREAGVQRFERFRHRGLGSIPSEILRHHCVQPNTRAADVMSFEEAQTAVAMFGGR, from the coding sequence GTGAGTCAGCGGTACTTTGCACCGTATGGTCGGGCCCCGGTGCACTATCCGCTGGAATCGACACAGCGAACCGGGGTGGCACTGGCGGATACGGAACTGATCATCGTCGAAGGCGATAGCGCGGCCAAGTCGGTCAACCAAGTCCGAGATGCAACTCGTCAGTCGGTGTTGGCGCTCCAAGGTAAACCGATGAACGTCGGGAAAGCTTGCCATTCGGTGCTGCTCAAAAACGACATCCTTCGGCGTTTTGCTTGCACGTTGCTCGGGCGAAAAATTACGCCGATCGAAGATTGGAGCGTTCCGCTAGCTCAGGCCGAATCTTGTCGGTACGGGCGAGTGGCGATCTTGATGGACCCCGATGCGGATGGGATTCACTGCGGCGTGTTGGCGTTGGGGATTCTGCTGCGATTCACGCCGGAGCTGCTTCGCCAGGGTCGTGTGAGTGTGGTTCGGCCGCCAATGATTCTGTTTCGTGTTGAAACGGCATCGGAAGAAAACCCGGTGCGAACGTTTGTCGCTTCGAATCCCGAACATGCAAAACGCGTCGAGCAAAAACTCCGCGAAGCCGGTGTCCAGCGATTCGAACGTTTTCGACATCGCGGACTTGGTAGCATCCCTTCAGAGATCCTGAGGCATCACTGCGTGCAGCCCAACACCCGTGCGGCGGATGTGATGAGTTTTGAAGAGGCTCAAACCGCTGTCGCGATGTTCGGTGGTCGCTGA
- a CDS encoding serine/threonine-protein kinase, with translation MNNESTIILAGTDNDIPSPPPHGLKRYTGLREMARGATAVLQSGVDSVIGRTVAIKKLLPEIRTDRYERRRLLREARVTAQLQHPNTVPVYEIGDDDLQGVYFTMKRISGENLFESLKRIARKDEQAVAAFPLQRRLEIVADACQALAYAHARGVIHRDVKPENIWVGNFGEVILLDWGVAKVWGHADDAQALHRQQMQPEHETKTESQLQTLTGGGQRPGTPLYMSPEQVNGNRGIDERTDIFSAGVVLYEALAIREPFRGRTIDETFDNIKHADVPPPSEKSPQYEIPKEVDRVVMKAIAKKPADRYQSMRELIAEIRSVSVTVA, from the coding sequence ATGAACAACGAATCCACCATCATCCTCGCGGGCACTGACAACGACATCCCTTCGCCTCCACCACATGGGCTGAAGCGATACACAGGGCTTCGTGAGATGGCGCGCGGGGCCACCGCCGTGTTGCAATCGGGCGTGGATTCAGTCATCGGTCGCACGGTCGCCATCAAAAAGTTGCTGCCCGAAATTCGCACCGATCGGTACGAGCGTCGACGCTTGCTTCGCGAAGCCCGCGTGACGGCTCAGTTGCAGCACCCCAACACCGTTCCGGTCTATGAGATTGGCGACGATGATTTGCAAGGTGTTTACTTCACGATGAAGCGAATCTCAGGGGAAAACCTGTTTGAATCGCTGAAACGAATTGCTCGCAAGGATGAACAGGCCGTCGCCGCGTTTCCGCTGCAACGTCGGCTCGAAATCGTTGCCGATGCTTGCCAAGCGTTGGCGTACGCGCATGCTCGCGGAGTGATTCATCGTGACGTGAAGCCCGAAAACATCTGGGTGGGGAACTTCGGCGAAGTCATCTTGTTGGACTGGGGCGTGGCGAAGGTTTGGGGACACGCCGATGACGCGCAAGCCCTGCACCGCCAGCAAATGCAGCCTGAACACGAAACCAAAACCGAAAGCCAACTGCAGACACTGACCGGCGGCGGTCAGCGACCAGGCACGCCGCTGTACATGTCACCGGAACAGGTCAACGGCAATCGCGGGATTGATGAACGCACGGATATCTTCAGCGCTGGCGTCGTGCTCTACGAAGCCTTGGCAATCCGTGAACCGTTTCGAGGTCGCACGATCGACGAAACGTTCGACAACATCAAGCACGCCGACGTTCCGCCACCCAGTGAGAAGTCGCCTCAATACGAAATCCCCAAAGAAGTCGATCGCGTGGTGATGAAAGCAATCGCGAAGAAGCCAGCCGATCGGTATCAATCCATGCGAGAGTTGATTGCCGAAATTCGTTCGGTCTCCGTCACGGTCGCGTGA